The sequence below is a genomic window from Sulfuracidifex metallicus DSM 6482 = JCM 9184.
CATCGTCTGGGAACAAAACATTTCCTAGAGATCCTCCGATCACTAATACCATTGAGTATTCCTTTAGTACATTATTTATTTCGCTACTACGTCTGGGAAGATCTCCCATGAAAAATTTCGAATCTCCACTATATGGAGCACGAGATGAAAATGGTTCAGCATAAACTGGTAAACCACCTTTAATAACAAAGTCGTTAAGCTCATCATGAGCATTAAATACGTCGATTTCATAACCTACTACTAAAGCTACTCTTTCGTGGGAGTTCACCCTTTCTACTACTTCCTTTACACTTTCCTCATTACAACATAAGGAGACATCATGTTTAACTTTCCTCCTTTCATCTCTTGTAGCCTCCTTTAACTGTAGGTCCTCAGGTATTGATACCATAACAGGACCATATGGTGGAGTTAGGGCTAATTTTGATGCTCTCATTAGAAGACGTATTACCTCGTCCTCGCTTTTAGCTTCAAAAGAGCCCTTAGTAAAAGGTTTGGCCATGCTTGTTAGATCACCGTATAGACGTGGCTCGTCGTTAAGGAATTTTGACGATTGTTGTCCTGCTATTATTAGAAGAGGAGATCTATCTAAAAATGCGGTGTTTATGAACCCCATTGCGTTAGAAAGTCCAGGGGAGGCGTGAAGGTTAACTATACCTAATTTACTTTCTTTTAGGTAATATCCCTCTGCCATTCCAACTGCAATACCGTCGTGTAGAGCTAGAAAGTATTTGAAGCTTTCAGGTTTACCTTTTAAAAAAGATAGTTCGGTTGTGCCAGGATTACCATATATCCTATCCGTGAACTGGCTGAGGAGCTCGTAGACCTTATTTCCTAGCATATGATATAGTCATATTCGAGTATAAAAAATAACTCATAAACTTATATCACACTACTAGAGTTTTCCACATCAATTCTGAACTGTCTTATTTATTTCTCTATCTATATGCTCAAAATATGAAGAAGGAATCTGAGTTACTAGTTATTGAAAGTACCCTTGAATAATTAAAATAGAGAATACTGTTGTATCTAACTTGAATAATATCCAAGGAAACCTCCTATGAATAAAATACATGTTCAACAATATGAT
It includes:
- a CDS encoding thiamine pyrophosphate-binding protein; amino-acid sequence: MLGNKVYELLSQFTDRIYGNPGTTELSFLKGKPESFKYFLALHDGIAVGMAEGYYLKESKLGIVNLHASPGLSNAMGFINTAFLDRSPLLIIAGQQSSKFLNDEPRLYGDLTSMAKPFTKGSFEAKSEDEVIRLLMRASKLALTPPYGPVMVSIPEDLQLKEATRDERRKVKHDVSLCCNEESVKEVVERVNSHERVALVVGYEIDVFNAHDELNDFVIKGGLPVYAEPFSSRAPYSGDSKFFMGDLPRRSSEINNVLKEYSMVLVIGGSLGNVLFPDDEILKGKEVVQITQDWMEASKRPWDTFVCNPKQFLKLASIHISQHKFVGKKVERKPSPVDKIFQELSGVSQRYAVFDEAPSYREALRASLGYRRNSLFSNRAGFIGWAIPAAFGYASAGGSALVVIGDGSFNYSFQALWSAQKYGGRMKVLVINNSGYNSLRGWSGLKDDILSPETSPWKLASSYGFEAKEFDDYKRGLEWLLSDDAQKLVELRIN